One region of Hydrogenispora ethanolica genomic DNA includes:
- a CDS encoding TetR/AcrR family transcriptional regulator, whose amino-acid sequence MTRNPHSIPKDPETRKQEIIDAARELFLTQGFEATAVSDIVKKVGVAQGLFYYYFKSKNELLDAVVEHFAEDYLVAMEQIAAEPQLNALQKFQTILAAMFQFQKQNEEIIYVVHEKSNELLHHRVEHKTLDKLVPLYLRILEQGIREQLLDLKYPGETLAIILPGLGQYFHGLLEVSRTDPELFQEKIHAGLAVLEKALGAAPGSLQVEL is encoded by the coding sequence ATGACCCGAAATCCCCATTCGATCCCCAAGGATCCGGAGACCCGCAAGCAAGAGATCATCGATGCCGCGCGGGAACTCTTTTTGACCCAAGGTTTTGAAGCGACCGCGGTCAGTGACATTGTCAAAAAGGTCGGAGTGGCGCAGGGGCTGTTTTATTACTATTTCAAGTCCAAGAATGAACTCCTGGACGCGGTGGTGGAGCATTTTGCCGAGGATTATCTCGTCGCAATGGAACAAATCGCGGCCGAACCTCAGCTGAACGCCCTTCAAAAATTCCAGACCATCTTGGCAGCGATGTTTCAGTTTCAAAAGCAAAATGAGGAGATCATTTATGTAGTCCATGAAAAGAGCAACGAATTGTTGCATCACCGGGTGGAGCATAAGACATTGGATAAACTGGTCCCGTTATATTTGAGAATCTTGGAGCAGGGAATCCGGGAACAACTCCTCGATCTGAAGTATCCCGGTGAAACCCTGGCGATCATCCTGCCCGGACTGGGCCAATATTTTCATGGTCTTCTTGAAGTCTCCCGCACTGACCCGGAGTTATTTCAAGAAAAAATTCACGCCGGTCTGGCGGTACTGGAGAAAGCGTTGGGCGCGGCGCCCGGCAGTTTGCAGGTTGAACTGTAA